One stretch of Numenius arquata chromosome 8, bNumArq3.hap1.1, whole genome shotgun sequence DNA includes these proteins:
- the PPM1M gene encoding protein phosphatase 1M, producing the protein MSAEWLRRLRRGGPAERPGGAQGPGPGPPPAALSYRRPKFLRGGGEESPRSGRAVRGTGPERPLPWGAGYAEVINAEKSEFNEDQAACCQISIRRREPGLEEDEEWLILCSTQFLTGYYWALFDGHGGPEAAIIASNYLHYCIKQKLEEVVGGITEAHPPMHLSGRCVCDSDPQFVEEKHIQAEDLVVGALENAFQECDEVIGQEMEATNQRGGCTALAALYFQGKLYVANAGDSRAILVLKDNVVPMSCEFTPETERQRIQHLAFLFPKLLDGEFTRFEFPRRLKGDDVGQKVLYRDYFMEGWGYKTVEKADLKYPLVHGHGKQARLLGTLAVSRGLGDHQLKVIDTNIEVKPFLSCIPKVNVFDFALHDIKEDDVLIMATDGLWDVLSNKEVAHVVRSFLAENRTDPHRFSELAKCLVCRARGKKRGHQWMLDDSQEASYDDISVFVIPLHNRDED; encoded by the exons ATGTCGGCCGAGTGGCTGCGGCGcctgcggcggggcggccccgcggagCGGCCCGGCGGAGCCCAGGGGCCGGGAcccggcccgccgcccgccgccctcaGCTACCGCCGGCCGAAGTtcctgcggggcggcggggaggagaGCCCCCGAAGCGGGCGGGCCGTGCGGGGCACCGGGCCCGAGCggcccctgccctggggagcggGCTACGCCGA GGTCATCAATGCCGAGAAGTCAGAGTTCAACGAGGACCAGGCGGCCTGCTGTCAGATCTCCATCCGGAGGAGAGAGCCGGGCCTGGAGGAGGACGAGGAATGGCTGATCCTGTGCTCCACGCAG TTTCTGACTGGTTACTACTGGGCACTGTTTGATGGCCATGGGGGCCCAGAAGCTGCCATCATCGCCTCCAACTATTTGCACTACTGCATcaagcagaagctggaggaggtCGTGGGAGGCATCACAGAGGCCCATCCCCCCATGCACCTGAGTGGGCGCTGCGTTTGTGACAGCGACCCCCAGTTTGTGGAGGAGAAGCACATCCAGGCAGAAGACCTGGTGGTGGGAGCCCTGGAGAACGCCTTCCAGGAATGC GATGAAGTCATTGGCCAGGAGATGGAAGCTACGAACCAGAGAGGAGGCTGCACTGCTCTGGCTGCCCTTTATTTCCAGGGAAAGCTGTATGTGGCTAACGCTGGGGACAGCAG GGCAATTCTTGTTCTGAAGGACAACGTTGTGCCCATGAGCTGCGAGTTCACACCTGAGACAGAGAGGCAGCGAATCCAGCACTTG gCTTTTCTCTTCCCCAAGCTCCTAGATGGCGAGTTCACGCGCTTTGAGTTTCCACGGAGGTTGAAGGGAGATGACGTGGGCCAGAAAGTCCTGTACCGGGATTACTTCATGGAGGGGTG GGGATACAAGACGGTGGAGAAGGCTGACCTCAAGTATCCTCTTGTCCATGGTCACGGGAAGCAG GCTCGCCTGCTGGGGACTCTGGCTGTCTCGCGAGGTCTGGGGGATCATCAACTCAAAGTCATCGACACCAACATTGAAGTCAAACCTTTCCTCTCCTGCATTCCCAAG GTGAACGTATTTGACTTTGCTCTGCATGACATTAAGGAAGACGATGTCCTCATCATGGCAACCGATGGCCTTTGGGATGTTCTGAGCAACAAAGAGGTAGCCCATGTGGTCAGGAGCTTCCTTGCAGAAAACAGGACAGATCCTCACAG ATTTTCAGAACTGGCCAAGTGCTTGGTATGCCGAGcaaggggaaagaagagaggcCACCAGTGGATGCTGGATGACAGCCAGGAGGCATCCTACGATGACATCTCCGTATTTGTCATCCCACTGCACAACAGGGATGAGGACTGA